The Anaerohalosphaeraceae bacterium genome has a segment encoding these proteins:
- a CDS encoding DUF3486 family protein — protein sequence MRTRRVHSSIDTLPPALRSTLTAMLTDGVWPPDWPGPKEGRPRYEDMADYCRRCGHRISRSAIGRWAKGLLAYERMRSAAQIARQVMSGLSEENASETQKAAAEIMTAQIIDLLSAEELSPKEISLVSSAIRDCTQVALKADQYLRSRLAEKAASAEKTIAKELRKKVDPETLKIIREQIYGIVQ from the coding sequence ATGCGGACTCGTCGCGTGCACAGTTCGATTGATACGCTGCCGCCGGCCCTGCGTTCGACGCTGACGGCCATGCTCACCGACGGCGTCTGGCCGCCGGACTGGCCCGGCCCGAAGGAGGGCCGCCCCCGCTATGAAGACATGGCCGATTACTGCCGCCGCTGCGGCCATCGCATCAGCCGCTCCGCCATCGGCCGCTGGGCCAAGGGGCTGCTGGCCTATGAGCGGATGCGTTCCGCCGCCCAGATCGCCCGGCAGGTCATGAGCGGTCTTTCGGAGGAAAACGCCTCCGAAACGCAGAAGGCCGCCGCCGAGATTATGACGGCCCAGATCATCGATCTGCTCAGCGCCGAAGAGCTCAGCCCGAAGGAAATCTCCCTGGTCTCCTCGGCCATCCGCGACTGCACGCAGGTCGCCCTCAAGGCCGATCAGTATCTCCGCAGCCGCCTGGCCGAAAAGGCCGCCTCCGCCGAAAAAACCATCGCCAAAGAACTCCGCAAGAAGGTAGACCCGGAGACGCTCAAGATTATCCGCGAACAGATTTACGGGATCGTGCAATGA
- a CDS encoding terminase family protein translates to MTEPLINLLPYQKRWMRDDSRYKIALQARQTGKSFMASLEAVDQVYQTGETWVLLSRGERQSRELMEKAAQHARAYALGISAVDEERFRGDENEYKMLAIHFPNGGRIIGLPANPDTARGFSAHVVLDEFALHKDSHKIWTALYGSITRGYKIRILSTPMGKQNKFYSLWTGNQPYSRHFVDIYTAVREGLKVDIEALRSGLDDPDAWAQEYECKFIDEATAFLTYELISACEIEQAALESADLSAGGEYYAGIDIGRKRDLTILWLLEKVGDVYWTRRVQVLEKTPFPMQAELLAETIRRLRPRRVCVDYTGMGGPICEQLQKLFGSSRIEPVTFTPSVKESMAVRVRQIFEDRRIRIPIDNAVRNDLHAVRKIVTAAGNIRYDAEHTADGHSDRFWALALALEASDAGAVKPMCYVSRRA, encoded by the coding sequence ATGACCGAACCGCTGATCAACCTGCTGCCGTATCAGAAACGCTGGATGCGGGATGACAGCCGCTACAAGATTGCGCTGCAGGCCCGCCAGACCGGCAAATCCTTTATGGCCTCGCTGGAGGCGGTCGATCAGGTTTATCAGACCGGCGAAACCTGGGTGCTGCTGTCGCGCGGCGAGCGGCAGAGCCGCGAGCTGATGGAGAAGGCCGCCCAGCACGCCCGCGCCTACGCCCTCGGCATCTCCGCCGTTGACGAAGAGCGGTTCCGGGGCGATGAAAACGAATACAAAATGCTCGCCATCCATTTTCCAAACGGCGGCCGCATCATCGGCCTGCCCGCCAACCCCGATACAGCGCGTGGTTTCTCCGCGCATGTCGTGCTCGATGAGTTCGCCCTGCACAAAGACAGCCACAAAATCTGGACGGCGCTCTACGGCTCCATCACACGCGGCTACAAGATTCGGATTCTCTCCACCCCGATGGGCAAGCAGAATAAGTTTTATTCGCTCTGGACGGGCAATCAGCCCTACAGCCGTCATTTTGTGGACATCTACACCGCCGTCCGCGAAGGGCTGAAGGTCGATATTGAGGCCCTCCGCAGCGGACTGGATGACCCGGACGCCTGGGCCCAGGAATACGAATGCAAATTCATCGACGAAGCAACCGCCTTTTTGACCTACGAACTGATCTCCGCCTGCGAAATCGAGCAGGCGGCTCTGGAGTCCGCCGATCTTTCCGCCGGCGGCGAGTATTACGCCGGCATCGACATCGGCCGCAAACGCGACCTGACGATCCTGTGGCTCCTCGAAAAAGTCGGCGATGTCTATTGGACCCGGCGTGTACAGGTCCTTGAAAAGACTCCCTTCCCGATGCAGGCGGAGCTGCTGGCCGAGACGATTCGCCGCCTGCGGCCGCGCCGCGTCTGCGTGGACTATACCGGCATGGGCGGCCCGATCTGTGAGCAGCTGCAGAAGCTCTTCGGCTCTTCGCGGATCGAACCGGTCACGTTTACGCCGTCCGTTAAGGAGTCGATGGCTGTCCGCGTCCGCCAAATCTTTGAGGACCGCCGCATCCGCATCCCGATCGACAACGCCGTCCGCAATGACCTGCACGCCGTCCGCAAAATCGTCACCGCCGCCGGCAACATCCGCTACGACGCCGAGCATACCGCCGACGGCCATTCCGACCGGTTCTGGGCACTGGCACTGGCGCTGGAGGCCTCAGACGCCGGCGCCGTCAAACCCATGTGTTATGTGAGTCGGAGGGCCTGA
- a CDS encoding phage portal protein: MKLFKSIERLFSRTKSSTSFARLLRSSFRDPVLAGEPYRQVDIVFACVNKILTTLTARNVPLVLSTIDDQIVEDGPIYDYLFRNPAMSFDRLAADWLGNYILFCDVFFVFDDPIREDSPFEIVAGPRMREIVNPGGTLVGWEWIDDFGRIRRVAPSQVYQTRNFNPYNRWHGLGPLGPCDNALQYCYALILRNRTALRNGAEPGVILQTPAGVKLEPEEITEILSAFDSRYAGEDKVLSTVLLTGGIEAKTLTLKMVDLQAAEIDQKQACRIAAAFNVPPQLIGLVPESQYSGGPAMRDFVFNSCMPLSQLFAWTLTDALISRFYRSQVHSRSVLESGTWRHLRNLSQKESYRLCRIKAAQSGRPVFAWFDWDQHPVVAETRMDWTKKVIELSRDGIPLEQIIRAYDLPFDLEAMPHAKYWWINWMSLAPAQWVLEAGPQGIAATGPAYTPEEEPQKQTVRSADPAEELVRKEQADRLWKDYVQSWLPLEKEMQAALRSFFLRQRRELTSRLQEALSGKKDDPQSPPTTEILARVVLDLKKENGRLQLINRTFFERAARIGAEGLLKSSGLSAEEAARRAESACQRQMVRGALLHSSRNITGINQTTQAAVSRTLREGLEAGEGLGELTNRLRSVLDGSLARAQRIARTQVAGAVSTGRFAGMQEAGIEKKSWLTARDEAVRDAHRRAEEMYRDGIPLNQPFLVNGEPLMYPGDPSGSAGNIINCRCVLMALYGRSQSIGDSHAV, from the coding sequence ATGAAGTTATTTAAATCCATCGAGCGTTTGTTCAGTCGCACCAAGAGCAGCACGTCTTTCGCTCGGCTGCTGCGGTCCTCCTTCCGCGATCCCGTCCTGGCCGGCGAGCCCTATCGCCAAGTGGATATCGTCTTTGCCTGCGTCAACAAGATCTTGACGACGCTCACCGCCCGCAACGTCCCGTTGGTCTTAAGCACCATCGACGATCAGATTGTCGAGGACGGCCCGATTTATGATTATCTGTTCCGCAATCCGGCTATGTCCTTCGACCGGCTGGCCGCCGACTGGCTGGGCAACTACATCCTCTTCTGCGATGTATTCTTTGTCTTCGACGACCCCATCCGTGAGGACAGTCCCTTTGAAATTGTCGCCGGTCCCCGCATGCGGGAGATTGTCAATCCGGGCGGCACGCTGGTCGGCTGGGAATGGATCGATGATTTCGGCCGCATCCGCCGCGTTGCTCCGTCTCAGGTCTATCAGACCCGCAACTTCAATCCGTACAATCGCTGGCACGGTCTGGGCCCGCTGGGGCCCTGCGACAACGCCCTGCAGTACTGCTATGCCCTGATCCTCCGCAACCGCACGGCCCTTCGCAACGGCGCTGAGCCGGGCGTCATCCTTCAAACACCGGCCGGTGTTAAACTCGAGCCGGAGGAGATCACAGAGATTCTGTCGGCCTTCGACAGCCGCTACGCCGGCGAGGACAAGGTGTTGAGCACGGTCCTCCTGACCGGCGGCATCGAGGCCAAGACGCTCACGCTCAAGATGGTCGACCTGCAGGCCGCCGAAATCGACCAGAAGCAGGCCTGCCGCATCGCCGCCGCATTCAACGTCCCGCCGCAGCTGATCGGGCTGGTGCCTGAGTCGCAATATTCCGGCGGGCCGGCCATGCGGGATTTCGTGTTTAATTCCTGCATGCCGCTTTCGCAGCTGTTTGCCTGGACCCTCACCGACGCTCTCATCAGCCGCTTCTACCGAAGCCAGGTTCACTCCCGGTCAGTGCTCGAGTCGGGCACCTGGCGTCATCTGCGGAATCTCTCGCAGAAAGAGTCCTATCGGCTCTGCCGCATCAAGGCCGCCCAGTCCGGCCGGCCGGTCTTCGCTTGGTTCGATTGGGATCAGCACCCGGTCGTCGCCGAAACGCGGATGGACTGGACCAAGAAAGTCATTGAGCTCAGCCGTGACGGCATCCCGCTCGAACAGATTATCCGGGCCTATGACCTGCCGTTTGATCTGGAGGCGATGCCGCATGCCAAATACTGGTGGATCAACTGGATGTCGCTGGCGCCGGCCCAGTGGGTCCTCGAGGCCGGTCCGCAGGGCATCGCCGCCACAGGCCCGGCCTATACACCGGAGGAGGAGCCGCAAAAGCAGACCGTCCGCTCCGCCGACCCGGCCGAGGAACTGGTCCGCAAAGAGCAGGCTGACCGGCTCTGGAAGGACTATGTGCAGTCCTGGCTGCCGCTGGAAAAAGAGATGCAGGCGGCCCTTCGCAGCTTCTTCCTGCGGCAGCGCCGCGAGCTCACAAGCCGCCTGCAGGAGGCCCTCTCGGGCAAAAAGGACGACCCGCAATCGCCGCCGACGACGGAGATTCTCGCCCGCGTCGTGCTCGATCTGAAAAAGGAAAACGGCCGGCTGCAGCTGATCAACCGCACCTTCTTTGAGCGGGCCGCCCGTATCGGTGCGGAAGGACTCCTGAAGTCCTCCGGCCTCTCGGCCGAGGAGGCCGCCCGCCGCGCCGAGTCCGCCTGCCAGCGGCAGATGGTGCGCGGCGCGCTGCTGCACAGCAGCCGCAACATCACCGGCATCAATCAAACCACGCAGGCCGCCGTCAGCCGCACGCTCCGGGAGGGATTGGAGGCCGGCGAAGGACTCGGCGAGTTAACCAACCGCCTCCGCTCCGTTTTAGACGGCTCGCTGGCGAGGGCCCAGCGCATCGCCCGCACGCAGGTGGCCGGGGCCGTGAGCACCGGCCGCTTTGCCGGCATGCAGGAGGCCGGCATTGAAAAGAAATCATGGCTCACCGCCCGCGATGAAGCCGTCCGCGACGCCCATCGCAGGGCCGAAGAGATGTATCGCGACGGCATCCCGCTTAATCAGCCGTTTCTGGTCAACGGCGAGCCGCTGATGTATCCGGGCGACCCGAGCGGCTCAGCCGGCAACATCATCAACTGCCGCTGCGTCCTGATGGCCCTTTACGGGCGCAGCCAATCCATAGGAGACTCCCATGCCGTTTGA